A genome region from Taeniopygia guttata chromosome 5, bTaeGut7.mat, whole genome shotgun sequence includes the following:
- the PAK6 gene encoding serine/threonine-protein kinase PAK 6, whose translation MFRKKKKKRPEISAPQNFEHRVHTSFDPKEGKFVGLPPQWQNILDTLRRPKPVVDPSRITRMQLQPMKTVVRGSTVEVEGYISGLLNDIQKLSAISSNTLRGRSPTSRRRAQSLGLLGDERPPDMYLQSPEGDWADKYGNYLNCNGGSKVARRQTMWPDYKSRLEGQSHPNGMVTKAQSLGPSEFQGADGSCLQRTSGLQHVPAVPGESEMAMKSPEEGWLQRQPNARPSGEGSPNSKSRENSLKRRLLRSVFPLTSTSNKPGPPLQIKPNAFFKPQQWGSPHSPAAKAQSLPPDQPASEFPRMISEAGTPQKSPTAEKTVAVPPGRPSPAGSPRNRQTQTSSSNLHLPQDSAGKGQPASEDPVVVTHEQFKAALRMVVDQGDPRTLLENYIKIGEGSTGIVCIAREKHSGRQVAVKMMDLRKQQRRELLFNEVVIMRDYQHVNVVEMYKSYLVGEELWVLMEFLQGGALTDIVSQIRLNEEQIATVCESVLQALSYLHSQGVIHRDIKSDSILLTLDGRVKLSDFGFCAQISKDVPKRKSLVGTPYWMAPEVIARIPYATEVDIWSLGIMVIEMIDGEPPYFSDSPVQAMKRLRDSPPPKLKNFHRTSPVLRDFLERMLTRDPLERATAQELLDHPFLLQTGLPECLVPLIQQYRKRTSTC comes from the exons ATGTTCCgtaagaagaagaagaaacgCCCGGAGATCTCGGCCCCGCAGAACTTTGAGCACCGTGTCCACACCTCATTTGACCCAAAGGAGGGCAAATTTGTGGGCCTGCCACCTCAATGGCAGAATATTCTGGACACGCTGAGGCGCCCCAAGCCTGTGGTAGACCCTTCGAGAATCACAAGGATGCAGCTCCAGCCTATGAAG ACTGTGGTGAGGGGCAGCACTGTGGAAGTGGAAGGCTACATCTCTGGGTTGCTCAATGACATCCAGAAGCTTTctgccatcagctcaaacactCTGAGGGGCAGGAGCCCCACCAGCAGGAGGAGAGCCCAGTCCCTTGGGCTCCTGGGAGACGAGAGACCCCCAGACATGTACCTTCAGAGTCCTGAAGGAGATTGGGCAGACAAGTACGGGAACTACCTCAACTGCAATGGTGGGTCCAAGGTGGCCCGGAGGCAGACCATGTGGCCGGATTACAAATCCCGCCTGGAAGGGCAGTCTCATCCCAACGGGATGGTGACAAAAGCCCAGTCCCTGGGGCCATCGGAGTTCCAGGGCGCGGATGGCAGCTGTCTGCAGCGCACCTCTGGGCTGCAGCACGTGCCCGCTGTGCCGGGGGAGAGCGAGATGGCAATGAAGAGCCCAGAAGAGGGCTGGCTTCAGCGACAGCCCAACGCCAGACCCTCGGGGGAGGGCAGCCCCAACTCCAAATCGCGGGAGAACAGCCTGAAGAGGAGGCTCTTGCGCAGCGTGTTCCCCTTGACCAGCACCTCAAACAAGCCAGGCCCTCCTCTGCAGATCAAG CCTAATGCTTTCTTCAAGCCCCAGCAGTGGGGTtccccccacagccctgcagccaaagCCCAGTCTCTCCCCCCTGACCAACCTGCCTCCGAGTTCCCCAGGATGATCTCCGAAGCTGGGACCCCCCAGAAGTCCCCAACAGCAGAGAAGActgtggcagtgccaccagGCCGGCCCTCCCCAGCGGGGTCCCCCAGGAACCGGCAGACCCAGACCAGTTCCAGCAACCTCCACCTGCCCCAGGACTCTGCTGGGAAGGGGCAGCCAGCCAGTGAGGACCCTGTGGTTGTGACTCACGAGCAGTTCAAAGCTGCCCTCAGGATGGTTGTGGACCAGGGAGATCCCAGGACATTGCTTGAGAATTACATCAAGATTGGGGAAGGCTCCACAGGAATTGTGTGCATCGCTCGGGAGAAGCACTCAGGGCGCCAGGTGGCCGTGAAAATGATGGAtctgaggaagcagcagcgccGGGAGCTCCTCTTCAATGAG GTGGTGATAATGAGGGACTATCAACACGTCAATGTCGTGGAGATGTACAAGAGCTACCTTGTGGGAGAGGAGCTCTGGGTGCTGATGGAGTTCCTGCAGGGAGGAGCCCTCACAGATATCGTGTCTCAGATCAG GCTGAACGAGGAGCAAATTGCCACAGTGTGTGAGTCGGTGCTGCAGGCTCTGTCCTATCTCCACTCTCAGGGGGTCATTCACCGAGACATCAAGAGCGACTCCATTCTTCTGACACTGGATGGCAGG GTCAAACTCTCCGATTTTGGCTTCTGTGCTCAGATCAGTAAAGATGTACCTAAAAGAAAATCCCTGGTGGGTACTCCTTATTGGATGGCTCCAGAAGTAATTGCAAGGATACCATACGCCACTGAG GTGGATATCTGGTCCCTAGGGATCATGGTGATAGAGATGATAGATGGAGAACCCCCTTACTTCAGTGATTCTCCAGTCCAGGCAATGAAGAGACTCCGTGACAGCCCTCCTCCCAAACTGAAAAACTTCCACAGG